Part of the Limihaloglobus sulfuriphilus genome is shown below.
CTTGACGCTGAGACCGAAGTGCGAATTCAGAGCGGGCAATATCACCGGCAGCGAGCCGGGAAAGGTATCCAGTAGAAAATGCATCACACTCAACGATGAGAGCTGAAGAGTTGGAATGGTAAATCTTTTAATCATTGAGCCTGCGGCTTTTCCCGGGTTGCCCCGCCTTTCATACCATCTACTTTGGGAATTTCAAGCCTGTCAGGCGGTCATAACACTCTATGTATTTATCGCTTGTCTTAGAAATGACATCTTCGGGCAGTTCAATGCCTGCACCGGATTTGTCGAAGTTTATGCTTTCCAGGTAGTTACGCACAAACTGCTTGTCGAAGCTCTCCTGGTCGCGGCCGACTTCGTATTTATCTGCCGGCCAGAAACGGGATGAATCAGGCGTGAGAACCTCATCAACGAGGATTATCTGACCGTCGTATAGACCCCATTCAAATTTAGTGTCGGCAAGGATTATTCCCTTTTCGAGGGCAAACTCACCGGCTTTTTCGAAGATATTCAGGCTCTTGCGCTCAATATACTCCGCGGCTTCCTCGCCGATAAGCTCAACCGTTTTATCGATGGTGATATCCATGTCATGCTCACCGATCTCGGCCTTGGTCGTGGGAGTAAACAGCGGCCGCGGCAGTTTTTCACACTGTTGCAGGCCGGCGGGCAATTTACGTCCGCAGATCTCGCCATCCTTTTGATAACTCTTCCAGCCTGAACCGGTTATGTAACCGCGGATGATGCACTCAACCGGCATTACACGCGCCTTTTTGACCATCATGGAGCGGCCCTCGAGCTGATCGCCGTGGTCGCAGAACGGCGCCGGGTACTGGCTGATATCGTCTGTTATGAAATGATTTTCAATCTCGTCGGCGAAAAACTCAAACCAGAATTTGGATATCTGCGCCAGAACTGCGCCTTTATATGGTATGCCGCTTTTCATTATTACGTCAAACGCACTTATTCTGTCCGTAGCGACAATTATCAGATTGTCTCCTAAGTCGTATATATCCCTTACTTTACCTCTAATTGGGTTTGTGCCTGGTATATTGGTTTCAAGAACTGCTCTTGCCATAACAATATGCCTTTCGTTTACATTGAACATAATAATAAGCGGCCGGCCAATCAGTTAATAACCGACATATCGGGCATATATTAAGCAAATACGCCCCGATAGTCAAGACCGGCTTTTATTAAGCAAAAAATAGTACCCGTCTTTTACCCTGG
Proteins encoded:
- a CDS encoding phosphoribosylaminoimidazolesuccinocarboxamide synthase, which codes for MARAVLETNIPGTNPIRGKVRDIYDLGDNLIIVATDRISAFDVIMKSGIPYKGAVLAQISKFWFEFFADEIENHFITDDISQYPAPFCDHGDQLEGRSMMVKKARVMPVECIIRGYITGSGWKSYQKDGEICGRKLPAGLQQCEKLPRPLFTPTTKAEIGEHDMDITIDKTVELIGEEAAEYIERKSLNIFEKAGEFALEKGIILADTKFEWGLYDGQIILVDEVLTPDSSRFWPADKYEVGRDQESFDKQFVRNYLESINFDKSGAGIELPEDVISKTSDKYIECYDRLTGLKFPK